A part of Cataglyphis hispanica isolate Lineage 1 chromosome 7, ULB_Chis1_1.0, whole genome shotgun sequence genomic DNA contains:
- the LOC126851206 gene encoding coiled-coil domain-containing protein 93, with amino-acid sequence MAATVKNRSMLNDVPKRLSRTSESTEADVREDEEQTTKFQEIIDLLVAAGYFRARIKGLSNFDKVIGGMTWCIKSCNFDVDVDLLFQENLTIGQKISLTEKIVAMLPKMNCPYRIEPHQIQGLDCIHIFPVIQWLVKRSMEMRQEMAGFVRSFALNQFNKKHSFSENIENGAITNKTVIKNIHLVKKAYEPRRLFRQKEGFIKDESSRFIGTVLEYEAPFDAIKTTSVLTKSKSNNSKHELNNEKNEKNTTEQITAALAIIEENSMRLSVNTVGNIVDIQVQEIAKATEKYAAMSISKTEDSGITDMSHALIALYKQKATLQSRICKLTKERDGLLNKLTEIIEKIKEHRAKREAIENSFKKIQEIGINDNDSVFKRLEELLSVHDGLKEQEHNFREQCKSDLNLFRDLLQEVEDDAPAEEEDCVKEYKEQKEAVIRMRLQLAKKNRIIASLMRQMDDVPGRSELTQYQRRFMELYNQVSAKHKETKQYYTLYNTLDDTKLYISKELSLLNSIQDNYNEAMASSSGKEQFLKQFETIVAGVKRNKGMVEKRCTDEKNRRDALSRQLVILIEQQRKYVAAVRQLTIECRKNEALLAQLRGP; translated from the exons ATGGCAGCAACTGTCAAAAATCGTAGTATGTTGAATGATGTACCGAAAAGATTATCAAGAACTTCTGAAAGTACGGAG GCTGATGTACGCGAAGATGAGGAACAAACTACTAAATTTCAAGAGATTATTGACTTACTTGTTGCAGCAGGTTACTTTAGAGCACGGATAAAAGgtttatcaaattttgataag GTTATTGGTGGAATGACTTGGTGTATCAAATCATGCAACTTTGACGTAGATGTGGATTTACTTTTTCAAGAGAATCTTACCATTGgtcaaaaaat TTCTTTAACAGAGAAAATTGTAGCCATGCTCCCCAAAATGAACTGTCCATATCGAATAGAACCACATCAAATACAAGGTTTAGATTGTATTCATATATTCCCAGTTATTCAATGGTTAGTGAAACGTTCTATGGAAATGCGGCAAGAAATGGCAGGTTTTGTGAGAAGTTTTGCATTGAATCAATTCAATAAGAAACATTCGTTTAgtgaaaatatcgaaaatggAGCAATAACTAACAAAactgtcattaaaaatatacatttggtGAAg AAAGCTTATGAGCCACGACGTTTATTCAGGCAAAAAGAAGGTTTTATCAAAGATGAATCAAGCAGATTTATTGGAACAGTACTGGAATATGAAGCACCTTTTGATGCTATTAAAACTACATCAGTATTGACAAAATCTAAAAGCAACAATTCAAAACATGaattgaataatgaaaaaaatgaaaaa aaCACTACTGAACAGATTACTGCTGCTTTAGCCATCATAGAAGAAAATTcg ATGCGTTTAAGTGTAAATACAGTTGGAAACATAGTTGACATACAAGTACAAGAAATTGCCAAAGCaacagaaaaatatgcagCTATGTCTATTTCTAAAACAgag GATAGTGGTATAACTGATATGTCACATGCTTtgattgcattatataaacaaaaagcaACATTGCAATCTAGAATCTGCAAGttaacaaaagagagagatggctTGTTGAATAAACTCacagaaataatagaaaaaataaaagaacatcGTGCAAAAAGAGAAGCTATTGAGAATTCGTTCAAAAAAATCCAAGAAATTggaattaatgataatgatag tgTTTTTAAACGATTAGAAGAGCTTCTCTCTGTACATGATGGATTGAAAGAACAAGAACACAATTTCCGAGAGCAATGCAAGTCAGACTTAAATCTTTTTCGCGATTTGTTACAAGAAGTTGAAGATGATGCTCCAGCAGAAGAAGAAGATTGCgtcaaagaatataaagaacaAAAAGAGGCTGTAATACGAATGCGATTACAGCTGGctaaaaagaatagaattatTGCGTCCTTAATGAGGCAAATGGATGATGTTCCAGGACGTTCTGAACTAACGCAATATCAGCGACGCTTTATGGAACTTTATAATCAAG TTTCAGCCAAACATAAAGAaactaaacaatattatacattatataatactctTGATGACACGAAACTGTATATAAGTAAGGAATTATCATTGCTAAATTCTATTCAGGATAACTATAATGA agCTATGGCATCATCAAGTGGCAAGGAACAGTTCCTGAAACAATTTGAAACAATTGTTGCTGGGGTAAAACGCAACAAAGGAatg gtcGAAAAACGATGTActgatgaaaaaaatcgacGAGATGCGCTTAGTCGACAACTGGTTATTCTTATAGAGCAACAACGGAAATACGTTGCGGCAGTCAGACAGCTCACTATTGAATGTCGCAAGAATGAGGCTCTACTAGCTCAACTTCGTGGTCCATAA
- the LOC126851201 gene encoding protein HIRA homolog: MKLVKPNWVTHDGYPIFSIDIHPDGRRFATGGQGGDSGRVVIWNMVPVIDETAELDSNVPKMLCQLDNHLACVNCVRWSNSGLLASGGVDKLIMIWRLSGSGGSSIFGGKASVEAWRCIATLRSHEADVLDLAWAPHSPWLASASVDNSVIVWDASKFPAVVAVLKGHTGFVKGITWDPVGKYLASQSDDKTLRVWHTTDWTEAALISEPFDECGGTTHVLRLSWSPDGQYLVSAHAMNGGGPTAQIIERDGWTQDKDFVGHRKAVTCVRFNGNILQKKQPGSSKPQQYCCVAIGSRDRSLSVWLTSLKRPLVVIHELFTHSVLDASWSPCGLRLTACSWDGTAVFIEFTQQELGQPLDPAEQSSLHERLYGKPLVQGSCMVMEAPELLNLKPPVSNQSLQMPSAPSIPPTTNSSTTLVKGPINKQIETRTSDGKRRITPMFIPPPADTTDTNISSSLGTQTFTSKVQTKSLIVIEKRNDVVAPNVTSSSVKSAAVDVPAVSLTLKRKEQTTPKIHHSSPNKKPKFVSEKTGGQMLLPPLKPSSSLSQQAGHYAVTVTNSQGLAHLQVFRGTDSESTWDLYLGYSAVALAASPAVIALGLEDGSLHTFHPVKGSRPAPPLAPPAPLAKLHAVGNAVMVISSCGAVRVWEIGNTCRMIVSTSAAHLAAPGTSLLSCTLYNGMPHIAFTNARAYIYHKDMGTWLLIGDSQDPVWRWSSFNVLSTSGNRAPRGPLSSLQEGLLRTAGNTLPNPRLPHSAPSVVSYLEQQLLASKALGSAQEYVYWLMALVSFLLTQDGLEKRLRLILDDLLGPSHTSASKSMWEPVILGIKKHKLLGDVLAIIGSHLRWQRLYLEYSEQLTTLKNQNQIN, encoded by the exons atgaagctAGTCAAACCGAATTGGGTTACTCATGATG GATATCCAATATTTTCCATTGATATACATCCTGATGGGAGAAGATTTGCAACTGGTGGTCAAG gtGGTGATTCTGGAAGAGTTGTTATATGGAACATGGTACCAGTAATTGATGAGACTGCTGAATTGGATTCTAATGTTCCAAAAATGCTTTGCCAATTAGATAATCATTTag CCTGTGTAAATTGTGTGAGGTGGAGCAACAGTGGATTATTGGCATCAGGTGGTGTAGATAAACTTATTATGATTTGGAGATTATCAGGATCAGGTGGAAGTTCAATTTTTGGTGGAAAAGCCAGTGTGGAAGCTTGGAGATGCATTGCAACTTTACGTTCGCATGAAGCTGATGTGTTAGATCTTGCATGGGCACCACACAGTCCATGGCTAGCTTCAGCTTCGGTGGATAACAGTGTAATAGTATGGGATGCTTCAAAATTTCCTGCAGTTGTTGCTGTATTAAAAGGTCACACAGGTTTTGTAAAAGGGATTACTTGGGATCCTGTGGGAAAATATTTAGCGTCTCAATCTGACGACAAAACATTGAGGGTGTGGCATACTACGGATTGGACAGAAGCAGCATTGATATCTGAACCTTTTGATGAATGTGGTGGAACGACTCACGTCCTAAGACTTTCTTGGAGTCCAGATGGTCAGTATTTAGTATCTGCCCATGCAATGAATGGAGGAGGACCTACAGCACAAATAATAGAAAGAGATGGTTGGACACAAGATAAAGATTTTGTTGGACATAGGAAAGCAGTAACTTGTGTT aGATTTAATGGTAATATTCTGCAGAAGAAACAGCCAGGTTCCTCCAAACCACAGCAATATTGCTGTGTTGCAATAGGATCACGAGATCGTTCTTTATCTGTATGGTTAACATCATTGAAAAGACCTTTGGTTGTAATACATGAGTTGTTTACACATTCTGTGTTAGATGCTAGTTGGTCACCGTGTGGTCTTCGCCTTACTGCATGTTCTTGGGATGGAACTGCTGTGTTTATTGAATTTACTCAACAGGAATTAGGACAACCTCTTGATCCTGCTGAACAA aGTAGCCTTCATGAACGATTGTATGGTAAACCATTAGTTCAGGGAAGTTGTATGGTGATGGAAGCACCAGAACTTCTTAATTTGAAACCACCGGTATCAAATCAATCTCTTCAAATGCCATCTGCTCCAAGCATTCCACCGACCACTAATAGTTCAACTACTTTGGTTAAGGGAcctattaataaacaaattgaaaCGAGGACTTCGGATGGTAAAAGAAGAATTACACCTATGTTTATTCCACCACCAGCAGATACAAC agACACAAATATCAGCAGCAGTTTAGGCACACAGACATTCACAAGCAAAGTAcaaacaaaaagtttaattgtGATAGAGAAACGCAACGATGTTGTCGCGCCCAATGTTACTTCGTCATCAGTAAAATCAGCCGCTGTTGATGTTCCGGCAGTTTCCCTTACATTGAAACGCAAGGAGCAAACAACGCCGAAAATACATCACTCTTCACCGAATAAAAAACCTAAATTTGTGTCTGAAAAGACTGGAGGTCAAATGTTACTTCCTCCGCTGAAGCCATCCAGCTCATTGTCTCAGCAGGCAGGTCATTATGCCGTGACGGTCACTAATAGTCAGGGCTTAGCTCATTTGCAAGTATTCAGAGGCACAGATTCTGAATCGACGTGGGATCTTTACTTAGGATATAGTGCTGTAGCGTTAGCGGCATCACCGGCTGTAATAGCCTTGGGTTTGGAAGATGGAAGTCTTCACACATTTCATCCTGTGAAAGGATCCCGACCTGCACCACCATTAGCACCGCCAGCACCATTGGCAAAACTTCATGCTGTTGGAAACGCG gtGATGGTGATATCAAGCTGTGGTGCAGTTCGTGTGTGGGAAATAGGGAATACATGTAGAATGATTGTTTCAACTTCAGCCGCTCATTTGGCTGCGCCTGGAACATCTTTACTGTCGTGCACTTTATACAATGGAATGCCTCATATAGCATTTACTAATGCAcgagcatatatatatcataaagacATGG GAACATGGCTATTAATTGGAGATAGCCAAGATCCTGTATGGCGATGGTCGTCATTCAATGTACTGAGCACATCTGGAAATAGAGCTCCTAGGGGACCTTTATCATCACTGCAAGAAGGATTACTCAGAACTGCAGGCAATACTTTGCCAAATCCACGATTACCACATAGTGCACCAAGTGTGGTTTCTTATTTAGAACAACAATTACTCGCATCTAAAGCTCTTGGAAGTGCACAAGAATATGTTTATTGGCTCATGGCCTTagtgtcatttttattaacgcaAG atggtTTGGAGAAACGTCTAAGATTAATTTTGGACGACCTTTTGGGCCCAAGTCACACATCAGCTTCTAAAAGCATGTGGGAACCTGTAATTttg GgaataaaaaagcataaacTTTTGGGTGATGTATTAGCCATAATTGGTAGTCATCTTCGTTGGCAAAGGTTATACCTCGAATATTCGGAGCAATTAACGACACTGAAGAATCAAaaccaaattaattaa